One window of Cydia pomonella isolate Wapato2018A chromosome 7, ilCydPomo1, whole genome shotgun sequence genomic DNA carries:
- the LOC133519597 gene encoding uncharacterized protein LOC133519597, with translation MATTFIGNLSHFDHNTQEWEIFSSRLKQFIVLNQIKDEMRQAVLLTHLHDDTYRLLKNLVYPSKVEEVGYDELLRVLDGHFTPKRCTFADKTKFYEAMRDVGESVEKWAARIRGLAVHCEFGNSLDMLLRDKFVLGLRAGKERERLFEQDATTLTLAKAMELAQQTECAQKARADAVAVAVKQEPVYRAGAQPSAGRRDPEARTCSVCGMRSHDESRCRYKSYRCQLCGEKGHLKKVCTSKKQSKSRVNNVEATEFSVEGGDCDNCKECKLLSLRSYN, from the exons atggCTACTACTTTTATCGGAAATTTAAGTCATTTTGACCATAACACCCAAGAATGGGAAATTTTCAGTAGTCGTTTGAAGCAGTTCAttgttttaaatcaaattaaagaTGAGATGAGACAGGCAGTGCTACTGACACATCTGCATGACGATACATACCGGCTGTTGAAGAACCTTGTGTACCCGAGTAAGGTAGAAGAGGTCGGGTACGACGAGTTGTTAAGGGTGCTCGACGGTCATTTTACTCCGAAGAGGTGTACCTTCGCTGATAAGACCAAATTCTACGAGGCTATGCGTGACGTGGGGGAGAGTGTCGAGAAGTGGGCGGCTAGAATCAGAGGACTCGCCGTACACTGCGAGTTTGGAAACTCGCTGGACATGCTGCTGCGGGACAAGTTCGTGCTGGGGCTACGCGCCGGCAAGGAGCGCGAGCGACTCTTCGAGCAGGACGCCACCACGCTCACGCTGGCGAAGGCGATGGAGCTGGCACAGCAGACGGAGTGCGCGCAGAAGGCACGCGCCGATGCAGTGGCCGTGGCCGTGAAGCAGGAGCCGGTGTACCGGGCGGGCGCGCAGCCGTCCGCCGGCCGCCGGGACCCCGAGGCGAGGACCTGCTCGGTGTGCGGTATGAGGAGCCACGACGAGAGTAGGTGCCGATATAAGTCCTACCGGTGCCAGCTGTGTGGTGAAAAGGGACACCTCAAGAAAGTGTGTACTTCCAAGAAGCAGTCCAAGAGTCGTGTGAACAATGTTGAAGCGACAGAGTTCTCGGTAGAAGGTGGGGACTGCGATAATTGCAAGGAGTGTAAACTTCTAAGTTTAAG GTCTTACAATTAA